A single window of Jiangella alkaliphila DNA harbors:
- a CDS encoding glycerophosphodiester phosphodiesterase family protein, with amino-acid sequence MPEPIASPFDVQAHRGGRWDRPENTLPAFEHALADEDISTLELDTGVTADGVLVVTHDRAVNGSHCIDTAPATPGDPEFPYVGDLVRDLTLAQVKTIDCGTKTLPELPEQVPAPGARIPTLDEVFDLVEASGRDDIRFNIETKISPLVNDTAPYREFTRKLVTAIQDADLEDRATIQSFDWRTIRYAHRLDGDIETVALVWQYGPAECASLADECSLQAVYGDPSVKSPWTDGVDWWRSENLGLVTRRAGASTVSANWQVHDPSQGTVANSDWYLREDPAYFHGPEIAELHRLGVKVVPYTVNDASIMQRLIDLGVDGIISDDPSLLIEVATLNGLA; translated from the coding sequence CTGCCCGAGCCGATCGCGTCGCCGTTCGACGTCCAGGCGCACCGCGGCGGCCGCTGGGACCGGCCGGAGAACACGCTGCCGGCGTTCGAGCACGCGCTGGCCGACGAGGACATCTCGACGCTCGAGCTGGACACCGGCGTGACGGCCGACGGCGTCCTGGTGGTCACGCACGACCGCGCCGTCAACGGCTCGCACTGCATCGACACCGCCCCGGCCACCCCCGGCGACCCGGAGTTCCCGTACGTCGGGGACCTCGTCCGCGACCTCACACTGGCGCAGGTCAAGACGATCGACTGCGGGACGAAGACCTTGCCGGAGCTGCCCGAGCAGGTGCCGGCGCCGGGCGCGCGCATCCCCACCCTGGACGAGGTATTCGACCTCGTCGAGGCGAGCGGTCGCGACGACATCCGGTTCAACATCGAGACGAAGATCAGCCCGCTGGTGAACGACACGGCGCCGTACCGCGAGTTCACTCGCAAGCTGGTCACCGCGATCCAGGACGCCGACCTCGAGGACCGCGCGACGATCCAGTCGTTCGACTGGCGCACCATCCGCTACGCCCACCGGCTCGACGGCGACATCGAGACCGTCGCCCTGGTCTGGCAGTACGGCCCGGCCGAGTGCGCCTCGCTGGCCGACGAGTGCTCCCTGCAGGCCGTCTACGGCGACCCGTCCGTCAAAAGCCCCTGGACCGACGGGGTCGACTGGTGGCGCTCGGAGAACCTCGGCCTGGTGACCCGCCGGGCGGGCGCCTCGACGGTGTCGGCGAACTGGCAGGTCCACGACCCGTCGCAGGGCACCGTCGCCAACAGCGACTGGTACCTGCGCGAGGACCCGGCGTACTTCCACGGCCCGGAGATCGCCGAGCTGCACCGCCTCGGCGTCAAGGTGGTCCCGTACACCGTCAACGACGCGTCGATCATGCAGCGCCTCATCGACCTCGGCGTCGACGGCATCATCAGCGACGACCCGAGCCTGCTGATCGAGGTGGCGACGCTCAACGGCCTCGCCTGA
- a CDS encoding sensor histidine kinase — MERLVRRLPTLSAPTQDVLIAGFVTLLQVQGTHSAILADPELAGPVDVLGWAGHGLLILSGLILLVRRRWPIPVFMANAAISVVYFAGGYPDGPGWLALFVSIYTVAAHGDGRRSLVVLANSLGVLAIVWIATTDVGEGERIGWLAFRIGATIMAAALGESIRSRRVIAADAVQRAEVAERTRDEEARRRVDAERLRIAREVHDTVAHAIAIINVQAGVTAHVLDKRPERARETLLTIEQTSARALREMRAVLGVLRGDDDGSPGPSLGALDELLAVARRAGLDVTVAGSVPSGVLPDDVDRAAYRIVQEGITNVIRHAGPARVTVGLELRDGELRVEVADDGGDLSGPAGPPVEPGRGLAGMRERCELLGGAFEAGPDGDGFRVCARLPLNRVEAAAR; from the coding sequence ATGGAGCGGTTGGTACGGCGCCTCCCGACGCTGTCGGCGCCGACGCAGGACGTGCTGATCGCCGGATTCGTCACGCTGCTGCAGGTGCAGGGCACGCATTCGGCCATCCTGGCCGACCCCGAGTTGGCTGGGCCGGTCGACGTCCTCGGCTGGGCGGGTCACGGGCTGCTGATCCTCAGCGGCCTGATCCTGCTGGTGCGGCGGCGCTGGCCGATCCCGGTGTTCATGGCGAACGCCGCCATCAGCGTGGTCTACTTCGCGGGCGGATATCCGGACGGCCCCGGCTGGCTGGCGCTGTTCGTGAGCATCTACACGGTGGCGGCGCACGGCGACGGCCGCCGCTCGCTGGTCGTCCTCGCGAACTCGCTGGGCGTGCTGGCCATCGTCTGGATCGCCACGACCGACGTCGGCGAGGGCGAGCGGATCGGCTGGCTGGCGTTCCGCATCGGCGCGACCATCATGGCCGCCGCGCTGGGGGAGTCGATCCGCTCGCGCCGGGTCATCGCCGCCGACGCCGTCCAGCGGGCCGAGGTGGCCGAGCGAACCCGCGACGAGGAGGCCCGCCGCCGCGTCGACGCCGAGCGGCTGCGCATCGCCCGCGAGGTGCACGACACCGTCGCGCACGCCATCGCGATCATCAACGTGCAGGCCGGGGTGACGGCGCACGTGCTGGACAAGCGGCCGGAGCGGGCCCGCGAGACGCTGCTGACGATCGAGCAGACCAGTGCGCGAGCGCTGCGTGAGATGCGCGCCGTCCTCGGCGTGCTGCGCGGCGACGACGACGGCTCGCCCGGGCCGAGCCTCGGCGCGCTGGACGAGCTGCTCGCGGTGGCGCGGCGGGCCGGCTTGGACGTGACGGTGGCTGGCTCGGTGCCGTCCGGGGTGCTGCCCGACGACGTCGACCGCGCGGCCTACCGCATCGTCCAGGAGGGCATCACCAACGTCATCCGGCACGCCGGGCCGGCCCGCGTCACCGTCGGCCTCGAGCTGCGCGACGGTGAGCTGCGGGTCGAGGTGGCCGACGACGGCGGCGACCTGAGCGGCCCGGCCGGCCCGCCGGTCGAGCCCGGCCGTGGCCTGGCCGGCATGCGCGAGCGCTGCGAGCTGCTCGGCGGCGCGTTCGAGGCCGGTCCCGACGGCGACGGCTTCCGGGTCTGCGCCCGGCTGCCGCTCAACCGCGTCGAGGCCGCCGCCCGATGA
- a CDS encoding response regulator transcription factor, with translation MTDLVRVLLADDQVLVRAGFRVLLDVEDDIDVVGEAATGAEAIERCRESRPDVVLMDIRMPGLDGIEATRRIAAIPGLERVKVLILTTYDTEEYVFDALEAGASGFLLKDAGPQELLHAIRVVAAGEALLAPKITRRLIAQFTAVRAAHLVAEDRLGVLTQREREVLALVGTGLSNAEIGAALSLSPATAKTHVSRAMIKLGARDRAQLVVIAYQTGLVSARPLT, from the coding sequence ATGACCGATCTCGTCAGGGTCCTGCTCGCCGACGACCAGGTGCTGGTGCGCGCCGGCTTCCGCGTCCTGCTTGACGTCGAGGACGACATCGACGTGGTCGGCGAGGCGGCCACCGGGGCCGAGGCGATCGAACGCTGCCGCGAGTCGCGTCCCGACGTCGTGCTGATGGACATCCGGATGCCCGGCCTCGACGGCATCGAGGCGACCCGCCGCATCGCCGCGATCCCCGGCCTGGAGCGGGTGAAGGTACTGATCCTCACCACTTACGACACCGAGGAGTACGTGTTCGACGCGCTCGAGGCCGGCGCCAGCGGGTTTCTGCTCAAGGACGCCGGCCCGCAGGAGCTGCTGCACGCTATCCGCGTCGTCGCCGCCGGCGAGGCCCTGCTCGCCCCGAAGATCACCCGGCGGCTGATCGCCCAGTTCACCGCGGTCCGGGCGGCTCACCTGGTGGCCGAGGACCGCCTCGGCGTGCTCACCCAGCGCGAGCGCGAGGTACTGGCGCTCGTCGGCACCGGCCTGTCCAACGCCGAGATCGGCGCCGCCCTCTCGCTCAGCCCGGCCACCGCCAAGACCCACGTCAGCCGCGCGATGATCAAGCTCGGCGCCCGCGACCGCGCCCAGCTCGTCGTCATCGCCTACCAGACCGGCCTGGTCAGTGCCCGCCCGCTGACCTGA